The genome window GCCCTGGTAAAAGAACTCAAATCCAGACTCAAAGGGATCAACCTCGCCAAAAGGGCAGATGGTCTCGGTGCCTTGGTAATACAAACAGATACAGATCCTATCCTCCAGCTCGACTATCTCGGAGGTGAGGTAACGATATCGGCCCAGGGGATTTTCGACAAAAATGGTAAAGAACTCGACCCAAGGGATCACATCCTCCTTTACAATTATGTCTTTTCCGGAGGAAACGGCATGTTGTCCGGAAAATGGATTGGACTCGAGTCATTTCCCAATTCCATATCGAAGGTGGTGACGCTCCGCCGTTATACCGAAGAAAAACTGGCCGCAGCCTTTGAAGGGGATATTGCAGGACTAAAGGCCGCAGCCAACGACCTCGGCGCCGAGCCAGTCTTGCCGTGTCATGCCGACCTGTGCCTTGTCATCCCGGCCCTTCCCAAGGTGCCCATCCAGATACATTTCTGGGATGCAGACAGGGAAGACGGTTTCGAGGCCAGGGTCAAGGTGCTCTTTGACTCACGAGCACTCGACTTTTTGGACATAGAGTCCTTGGTCTTTATATCGGAGCGTGTTACCGAGACGCTTATTG of Dissulfurimicrobium hydrothermale contains these proteins:
- a CDS encoding DUF3786 domain-containing protein encodes the protein MKTIFDIIRLTPKTNCGRCGFPTCMAFAAAVINMGAQEDRCPYIEKKLCDADAKKHRQENIETALVKELKSRLKGINLAKRADGLGALVIQTDTDPILQLDYLGGEVTISAQGIFDKNGKELDPRDHILLYNYVFSGGNGMLSGKWIGLESFPNSISKVVTLRRYTEEKLAAAFEGDIAGLKAAANDLGAEPVLPCHADLCLVIPALPKVPIQIHFWDADREDGFEARVKVLFDSRALDFLDIESLVFISERVTETLIERRQKAIDVKIT